The nucleotide sequence CGAGGGGAAGCTGGCGGAGGTGATGAGTCCGGATGAGGCGCGGGTGCGGACGATTTTGGAGGAGCGGGCGGCGCGGTTGCGGCAGGAGGTGGGGGGCGCGGCGAGGAATCGGGAGGAGGAGCGCAAGTTGTTGCTGGTGAGGGTGGGTGGGGAGCGGCTGGCGCTGGAGTTGGGCGCGTTGCGTGGGGTGGAGGTGTTGAAGAAGGTGTCGCCGGTGCCGGGCGCGTCGCGCGAGGTGTTGGGGGTGATGAATTTGAATGGGGAGTTGCATGCGGTGTTAAATCCGCTGGGTGGAAAGGGTGAGGTGGGGGAGTTGTCGAAGTGGGGGGTGGTGTTGCGGCATGAGCGGCTGAGGGTGGTGCTGGCGGTGGAGGAGTTGTTGCGGATGGTGACGGTGGAGATGAAGGGGGCGGAAGAGGTAATGATGGTGGAGGGTGAGATGACGGTTTTGCTTGATGTGGCGGAGCTTTTCAACAAGCTGGAAGAATCGATGGTGGACAGGGCATAAACTTTTTTAACACTTCATGAGTTCGACGATAACTAAACCAAGGGGATGGATGTGGGGCCGGGTGGCGACGAAGATCACTTTGATCTCGGTGTTTTTTGTGGTGGCGCTTGGGGCGATCATCTGGTTCACGGCGGAGGCGGTGAATGCGCAGGAAAATGATGCGCGGATAATCCAGTTTGTGGGTCGGCAGCGGATGTTGCAGAAGCAGCATGTGATTGAGGTGCTGTTGTTGATGCAGGGCAAAACGACGCGGGCGGCGCTGGATGAAACACGGGCGCTATGGCGGGATACTCAGGACAAGCTGATCAATGGGGGTGAGGTGCAGGTGCGGATGGGAAGCACTGAGCGGACAAGGATTCCGGCGGCGGCTGATCCGGTGTTGTTGTCGAGGTTGGAGAAGCAGAGGGATAATATTGAGGAGGCGATCAAGAAGGCGGATGCGTTGCTGAAACTGGCGCCGGAGAGTCCGGAGTATGCGGTGGTGTTGCAGGAGTTGCAGGAGCTGGATGAGGTGATGCAGGCTTTGGGAAGTGAGAATGCGCATGGGTTTACGCAGTTGTTGTTGGACAAGATTAATGATTTGGTGGACGCGGAGGTGACGATTGGGATTATCGTCAGTGCGGCGGGGTTCTTGTTTGGGTGGATTATCAGCCGGGAGATTTCGAAGCCGTTGCAGCAGGTGGTGAGGTCGGCGCAGGCGATTGCGGAGGGGAATTTGCGGATCGATAAGCTGAATCTGGACCGGGCGGACGAGGTGGGGATGCTGGGGGAGGCATTTGATCACATGCTGGACAATTTGAAGGGGTTGAGCGGGCAGATCGCGGGGGTGACGGAGAATGTGAATTCGGCGACGGCGGAGATTTTGGCGTCGACGCAGCAGCAGGCGGCAAGCACGCGTGAGCAGGCAGCGACGGTGCAGGAGGTGACGACGACGATGCAGGAGATCACGCAGTCGGGCACGGAAATCACGGACCGGGTGAAGCAGGTGGCGGCTTCGGCGGAGGCGGCTTCGACGGCGAGCAGTTCAGGGATTGCGGCGGTGCAGAACACGAACCGGTTGATGGAGAATGTGCGTCAACAGGTGGAGGAGGTGGCGCTGAAGATTGTGTCGCTGAGTGAGAAGACGCAGGTGATTGGAGAGATCATCAACACGGTGAATGACATTGCGGAGCAGTCGAATTTGCTGGCGTTGAATGCGAGCATTGAGGCGGCTTCTGCGGGGGAGCAGGGCAGCCGGTTTTCGGTGGTGGCAGGGGAGATGCGCAACCTGGCGGAGCGGGCGAAGGAGAGCACGGTGCAGGTGAGTTCGATTCTGTCGGATATTCAGAAGGGGATTAATAGTTCGGTGATGCTGGCGGAGGAGGCGGTGAAGCGGTCGGAGTCGGGCAAACATCAGTCGGAGGTGGCGGAGAAGACGATTCACCAGATGATGCAGACGACAGTGGACAGCATCAATGCGTTCCAGCAGATCATTGGCGCGACGAGTCAGCAGCAGATCGGATTTGACCAAGTGGCGCAGGGGATGCGGGACATTCGGATGGCGGCGGAGCAGAACGCGGTGGGGACGGGTCAACTGGAGCAGGCGCTGTCGAACTTGAATGTGTTGAGCAGTCAACTGCGGCTGGCGGTGAGCCGGTATCAGGTGTGAGGTGTGATTTTTGAACGGCTAGCTTTTTTGTATCGTGGCTCCTGAAGATATTCAGCAACGTGTGCTTCGTGCTTTTCAGGAGGAGCACCGGGAGCACATTGCGGGGATCCGTTCGATTTTGCGGGGATGGCCGTCGTTGAAGGGGGAGGATTTGGAGGAGATGCTGCGGATGGCGCACAGCATGAAGGGTGGGGCGCGGGTGTGTGATTTGGAGGTGGTGGAGCGGTTGACGCATGATCTGGAGCAGGTGTTTTCGGAGTTGGGCAAGAAGGGGGAGGTGCCGGACGAGGGACAGCGGAGGAGGATTGAGCGGGTGATGGCGGCGGTGGAGGATTACATGGCGGTGCTGGCGGGCGGAGGGCAGCCGGAGGTGCCGGTGGAGGCGTTTGCGGAGCTGGGATTGAGGGTGCCTTCGAGGGTGCAGAGGGAGATGGAGGAGATGCCGGTGCCGGCGGTGAAGCCGGAGGGGAAGGTGGGCAAGGTGGCGAAGCAGGACACGTTGCGGGTGTCGGCGACGCATTTGGACCGGTTGTTGCAGTCGTCGAGTCAGGTGCTGGCGCAGTCGATGCAGCAGCATGGGGTGGGGGTGGAGTTGCAGGAGGTGGCGGCGGTGCTGGATGATTTGCAGAGGCAGTGTGACGTGGTGCGGTCGCGCGGTGAGGAGGCGTTGTCGCCGAAGGTTTCGGGTCCGGGGACCTTGCAGGAATTGCAGCGCGGGATGGCGAAGTTGTCGCGGGTGGTGAGGGGGTTGCGGACGCAGCAGCAGCAGAGTGCGCGGGCGTTGCGGGTGTTATCGGGGAGGTTGCAACAGGATGTGCGGGATGCGCGGATGGTGCCGGCGGGATCGGTTTTTGAAGGGTTTCCGAAGATGGTGCGGGACATGGCGGGGGATGAGGGCAAGGAGGTGGAATTCGTGGTTTCGGGCATGGAGCGGGAGGTGGACCGGCTGGTGTTGCAGGGGTTGAAGGATGCGGTGATGCACACGTTGCGCAATGCGGTGACGCATGGAATTGAGTCGCGGGTGGCGCGGGAGTCGGCGGGGAAAAATCCGGTGGGTCGGATCGGGTTGGAGCTGGAAGTGACGGGCAACCGGGTGGTGCTGAAGGTGTGGGATGACGGTCGCGGGTTAAATGTGGATTTTATCCGGAGAAGGTCGCTGGAGGCGGGATTGGTGAGTGAGGACGAGGCGCGGGCGATGAGTGCGGAGGAGGTGCGGGCGATGGTGTTTCAGCCAGGGTTTTCGACGAGGAAACGGGCGACTTCGAGTGCGGGTCGGGGCATGGGGATGTCGGTGGTGAGGGAGGCGGTGGTGAGGTTGCAGGGTCAGGTGGCGGTTCGTCCGGGCGTGCCGTCTGGAACGGTGGTGGAGATGGTGGCGCCGTTGAGTGCGGCGACTCATCGCTTGCTGCTGGTGAAGGCGGCGGGTCAGGTGTTTGCGATTCCGAGCGGGGCGATTCAGCGCTTGTTGCGGGTGAAGCAGGAGCTGGTGGAGACGGTGGATGGGAAGGCGGCGGTGTGGATGGACGGACAGGCAGTGTTGCTGGCGGGATTGGCGGATGTGTTGGGGGTGGGCAAGGCGGAGTTGGTGGTGGAAGCGGGCGGGGTGCGGGTGGTGGTGATGTCAATTTTGGGAAGACGGCTGGCGGTGGCGGTGGATGGATGGGTGAAGGAGATGGATGCGTTGTTGCTGCCGTTGCCTTATCCGGCTTCGGCTTCGCCGTTTTTCTCGGGCGGGGTGGTGATGGAGGATGGTTCGGTGACGCTGGTGGTGCAGGCGGCGGAGTTGATGGAGCGGTTCAAGGGCAAGGGCTTGAGTTATCGGGAGGAGGATGTGGCGGCGTTGATGGAGGAGGCGCGGCGTCCGGTGATT is from Phragmitibacter flavus and encodes:
- a CDS encoding chemotaxis protein CheW — translated: MSEVTSPISSIDWQVVRARLAESEGKLAEVMSPDEARVRTILEERAARLRQEVGGAARNREEERKLLLVRVGGERLALELGALRGVEVLKKVSPVPGASREVLGVMNLNGELHAVLNPLGGKGEVGELSKWGVVLRHERLRVVLAVEELLRMVTVEMKGAEEVMMVEGEMTVLLDVAELFNKLEESMVDRA
- a CDS encoding methyl-accepting chemotaxis protein, which gives rise to MSSTITKPRGWMWGRVATKITLISVFFVVALGAIIWFTAEAVNAQENDARIIQFVGRQRMLQKQHVIEVLLLMQGKTTRAALDETRALWRDTQDKLINGGEVQVRMGSTERTRIPAAADPVLLSRLEKQRDNIEEAIKKADALLKLAPESPEYAVVLQELQELDEVMQALGSENAHGFTQLLLDKINDLVDAEVTIGIIVSAAGFLFGWIISREISKPLQQVVRSAQAIAEGNLRIDKLNLDRADEVGMLGEAFDHMLDNLKGLSGQIAGVTENVNSATAEILASTQQQAASTREQAATVQEVTTTMQEITQSGTEITDRVKQVAASAEAASTASSSGIAAVQNTNRLMENVRQQVEEVALKIVSLSEKTQVIGEIINTVNDIAEQSNLLALNASIEAASAGEQGSRFSVVAGEMRNLAERAKESTVQVSSILSDIQKGINSSVMLAEEAVKRSESGKHQSEVAEKTIHQMMQTTVDSINAFQQIIGATSQQQIGFDQVAQGMRDIRMAAEQNAVGTGQLEQALSNLNVLSSQLRLAVSRYQV
- a CDS encoding hybrid sensor histidine kinase/response regulator; the encoded protein is MAPEDIQQRVLRAFQEEHREHIAGIRSILRGWPSLKGEDLEEMLRMAHSMKGGARVCDLEVVERLTHDLEQVFSELGKKGEVPDEGQRRRIERVMAAVEDYMAVLAGGGQPEVPVEAFAELGLRVPSRVQREMEEMPVPAVKPEGKVGKVAKQDTLRVSATHLDRLLQSSSQVLAQSMQQHGVGVELQEVAAVLDDLQRQCDVVRSRGEEALSPKVSGPGTLQELQRGMAKLSRVVRGLRTQQQQSARALRVLSGRLQQDVRDARMVPAGSVFEGFPKMVRDMAGDEGKEVEFVVSGMEREVDRLVLQGLKDAVMHTLRNAVTHGIESRVARESAGKNPVGRIGLELEVTGNRVVLKVWDDGRGLNVDFIRRRSLEAGLVSEDEARAMSAEEVRAMVFQPGFSTRKRATSSAGRGMGMSVVREAVVRLQGQVAVRPGVPSGTVVEMVAPLSAATHRLLLVKAAGQVFAIPSGAIQRLLRVKQELVETVDGKAAVWMDGQAVLLAGLADVLGVGKAELVVEAGGVRVVVMSILGRRLAVAVDGWVKEMDALLLPLPYPASASPFFSGGVVMEDGSVTLVVQAAELMERFKGKGLSYREEDVAALMEEARRPVILVVDDSFTARTLQKNILETEGYEVRLAVDGVQALAALRTGRFDAVVSDIQMPHMDGFELLESMKRDARLKEVPVVLVTSLNSEEDQMRGLSLGADAYLVKQKFDHKDLLGVIRQLV